Proteins encoded in a region of the Corynebacterium genitalium ATCC 33030 genome:
- a CDS encoding efflux RND transporter periplasmic adaptor subunit yields the protein MTLSSFRTARKTGVSLAVASTLFFASACGMGGGGDAASGDLGSGDYQVVAKEGVVNSIVVDGSVAPIKQAGISSAMAAPVEKIHVQLGDKVKKGQLLVTMDTSAGPQLQSQGAGAEALEMDAAGSLHETLLDAGSAIEDCLKPLLPGHPKPGKPCAPPPPPQGQPAQPGNSGPSREEVERALGEAHAQGREQGQREAQQAIEQQMMDAQGAPGAPGAPGVPGPGMGDPAADPATQEMLMQQQAQAQAEESIQEYETPDPEIYAPMDGVVTKIEAEEGSPAAGGLMTVSDTSRFLVRANVRESDVANVREGNRVTFTTPVTDDKEFEGRVRRVAPMADGDPAGAGAEAAARAMQGQGGDKKDTGVTFPVEIEVTGDTKDLRLGASARVEIITDESPDGLSIPRDAVFDGNKVLVLARENEDATTGKIEERTVETGVKNDTDIAITGGDLKEGDTVIAWPDDYRDRIGEEVTIADDTSADKSGNKPADKSAQE from the coding sequence ATGACATTGTCTTCTTTCCGCACTGCCCGTAAAACTGGAGTGTCCCTGGCTGTTGCCTCGACCCTATTCTTTGCCTCGGCCTGCGGCATGGGCGGCGGGGGAGATGCCGCCTCCGGTGACCTCGGCTCCGGCGACTACCAGGTCGTTGCGAAAGAAGGCGTGGTCAACAGCATTGTCGTCGACGGGTCCGTCGCGCCGATCAAGCAGGCTGGCATCTCCTCCGCTATGGCAGCACCCGTTGAGAAAATTCACGTGCAGCTGGGCGACAAGGTGAAAAAGGGCCAGCTCCTGGTCACCATGGACACCTCTGCCGGCCCGCAGCTGCAAAGCCAGGGTGCTGGGGCGGAAGCACTTGAAATGGATGCTGCGGGCAGCCTGCACGAGACCCTCTTGGATGCCGGCAGTGCCATCGAGGACTGCCTGAAACCGTTGCTGCCGGGCCACCCGAAACCCGGTAAACCGTGCGCCCCGCCTCCGCCCCCGCAGGGACAGCCGGCACAGCCGGGCAATTCTGGTCCGAGCAGGGAAGAGGTCGAGCGTGCGCTGGGTGAAGCCCACGCGCAAGGCCGCGAGCAGGGGCAGCGCGAAGCACAGCAGGCCATTGAGCAGCAGATGATGGACGCGCAGGGGGCTCCGGGTGCCCCAGGTGCCCCAGGCGTTCCTGGCCCAGGAATGGGCGATCCGGCAGCTGATCCGGCCACACAAGAAATGCTCATGCAGCAGCAGGCTCAGGCCCAGGCTGAAGAAAGCATCCAGGAATACGAGACGCCAGATCCAGAAATCTACGCCCCCATGGACGGTGTGGTGACCAAGATCGAGGCGGAGGAGGGATCGCCGGCCGCGGGTGGCCTGATGACCGTGTCCGATACCTCGCGCTTCCTCGTCCGCGCCAACGTGCGCGAGTCCGATGTGGCCAATGTGCGCGAAGGAAACCGCGTCACCTTCACCACCCCGGTGACGGATGACAAGGAGTTTGAGGGCCGCGTGCGCCGTGTCGCCCCTATGGCTGACGGGGATCCCGCCGGCGCGGGTGCTGAAGCCGCCGCGCGTGCGATGCAGGGCCAGGGCGGCGACAAGAAGGACACCGGTGTCACCTTCCCGGTGGAGATTGAGGTCACTGGCGATACCAAGGACTTGCGCTTGGGAGCGTCCGCGCGGGTGGAGATCATCACCGATGAAAGCCCGGATGGATTGAGCATCCCACGCGACGCTGTGTTCGACGGCAACAAGGTGCTCGTGCTCGCCCGCGAGAACGAGGACGCCACCACGGGCAAGATCGAAGAGCGCACTGTGGAAACCGGTGTGAAGAACGACACCGACATCGCTATCACCGGAGGAGACCTGAAGGAGGGCGACACGGTCATCGCCTGGCCGGACGATTATCGCGATCGCATCGGTGAAGAAGTGACCATCGCCGATGACACATCCGCTGACAAGTCCGGTAACAAACCCGCCGATAAGTCCGCGCAGGAGTAA
- a CDS encoding RluA family pseudouridine synthase, which translates to MSRYRSLVVPEGLDSMRVDAAVAKAFGLSRTVAAELIEAGEVLIDGSRVTKSDRVSTGHSLEVTLPEPKQAPMPKEEIVEGLTVLYDDDDVIVVDKPVGVAAHPTLGWDGPTVVGGLQAMGYQLPDAGPPERKGIVQRLDVGTSGVMVVANSIPGYSVLKRAFKERTVEKTYHAVVQGLPDPIVGTIDAPIGRHPSSGWKFAVTADGRHSVTHYEVLEAFREASLLEVHLETGRTHQIRVHMSSVGHPCVGDPMYGSDPNLGKRLGLIRQWLHATALGFVHPGTGVWMEVESPYPPDLQHAVDVLRA; encoded by the coding sequence ATGAGTAGGTACCGTTCGCTCGTTGTTCCGGAGGGGCTCGACAGCATGCGTGTCGACGCTGCCGTGGCCAAAGCATTCGGTCTGTCGCGCACTGTCGCGGCTGAGCTCATTGAAGCGGGCGAGGTGCTTATCGACGGCTCCCGAGTGACGAAATCCGACCGCGTCTCCACCGGGCATAGCCTCGAGGTGACCTTGCCGGAGCCGAAGCAGGCGCCGATGCCGAAGGAGGAGATCGTTGAAGGTCTGACGGTGCTGTACGACGATGATGACGTCATTGTCGTGGACAAGCCCGTCGGCGTTGCCGCGCACCCGACGCTGGGTTGGGACGGCCCCACGGTGGTGGGCGGGCTGCAAGCCATGGGCTACCAATTGCCCGATGCAGGCCCGCCGGAGCGCAAGGGCATTGTGCAGCGGCTCGACGTGGGTACCTCGGGTGTCATGGTCGTGGCCAACTCGATCCCGGGGTACTCGGTGCTCAAGCGCGCGTTCAAAGAGCGCACGGTGGAGAAGACTTATCACGCCGTCGTGCAGGGTTTGCCCGATCCGATCGTGGGAACGATCGACGCGCCGATTGGCCGGCACCCGTCGTCGGGGTGGAAGTTCGCCGTCACCGCAGACGGGCGTCACTCAGTCACCCATTACGAGGTTCTCGAGGCGTTCCGGGAAGCAAGCCTGCTGGAAGTCCACTTGGAAACGGGACGCACGCACCAGATCCGCGTCCACATGTCCTCGGTGGGCCACCCCTGCGTGGGGGATCCGATGTACGGCTCCGACCCGAACTTGGGCAAGCGGCTGGGGCTGATCCGGCAGTGGTTGCACGCCACTGCACTCGGTTTCGTCCACCCCGGCACCGGTGTGTGGATGGAAGTGGAGTCACCCTATCCACCCGACCTTCAGCACGCAGTGGACGTGCTGCGGGCATGA
- a CDS encoding ABC-F family ATP-binding cassette domain-containing protein, with protein MPAPLHIGLDGVSFSYPDGHRVLTDISFAVPSGSVTGLIGENGSGKSTLLSLIAGDNKPTAGTIITPPVTGFIAQETSLPFTSPASELIDAAVDELRGVEREIGALSEQMADNPADAGLAERFDVALTRAENSGVWELDARIATVLAGLGLAGVDLATPLGEMSGGQRRRFALATLLLRPVDAMVLDEPTNHFDDEAVDFLVDELTSFKGPVLAASHDRYFLDTACDSLVDLDPGLGPEGGMGEETKQGAKFSGSFSDYLEAREKRRARWATDYAAQEHERERLEKAAHQTEDDVFHSHEAKTETRAAAKYYADKAAKTVGNRRKAAESRLEKLERYQIPAPPKRLRFQGLPEHTATSLGVPAVVTKNLSVPDRLAPLSIKVQPGQQLLVEGPNGSGKSTLLKIIDGELTDYNGEIIMPDEMTVARLEQDDDWTDLSRTPADILPNIVEMGLMTEDQAAQPLDDLSLGQRRRVSLGLILSNPPDLLLLDEPTNHLSLVLAEELEEALLDFEGTVIMTSHDRWVRRNWRRRIEQKDNRATILTLSTLWTEEVWREENPEA; from the coding sequence ATGCCTGCCCCGCTGCACATCGGACTTGACGGAGTCTCCTTTTCCTACCCCGACGGCCACCGCGTACTCACCGATATCTCCTTTGCAGTGCCGTCCGGTTCTGTCACGGGGCTGATCGGTGAGAACGGCTCCGGCAAGTCGACGTTGCTCTCCCTTATCGCCGGCGATAACAAGCCGACCGCAGGCACGATCATCACCCCACCTGTGACGGGGTTCATCGCCCAAGAGACTTCACTGCCGTTCACGTCCCCCGCGTCGGAGCTTATCGACGCCGCCGTGGACGAACTCCGCGGCGTTGAGCGCGAGATCGGAGCCTTGTCGGAGCAAATGGCGGACAACCCCGCTGATGCCGGTCTAGCGGAACGCTTCGATGTGGCTCTGACACGCGCGGAGAATTCCGGCGTGTGGGAACTGGATGCGCGCATTGCCACCGTGCTGGCCGGTTTAGGTCTGGCAGGGGTAGATCTGGCGACTCCGCTCGGCGAGATGTCCGGCGGGCAGCGACGCCGCTTCGCGCTGGCCACATTGCTGCTGCGCCCGGTGGACGCCATGGTTCTCGACGAGCCAACGAACCACTTCGATGACGAAGCAGTGGACTTCCTCGTCGACGAGCTCACCTCATTCAAAGGGCCTGTGCTGGCTGCTTCCCACGACCGCTACTTCCTGGACACCGCCTGTGACAGCTTGGTCGATCTCGACCCTGGGCTCGGCCCTGAAGGCGGTATGGGTGAAGAGACAAAGCAGGGAGCGAAATTCTCCGGCTCCTTCTCCGATTACCTCGAGGCCCGCGAGAAGCGCCGCGCCCGCTGGGCCACCGACTACGCAGCTCAGGAACACGAGCGTGAGCGGCTGGAAAAGGCCGCCCACCAAACCGAGGACGACGTGTTCCACTCGCATGAAGCTAAGACGGAAACCCGCGCAGCCGCGAAGTACTACGCTGACAAGGCTGCGAAAACGGTGGGAAACCGACGAAAAGCAGCCGAATCGCGGCTGGAGAAACTCGAGCGCTACCAAATCCCGGCACCGCCGAAGCGGCTGCGCTTCCAGGGCCTGCCGGAGCACACCGCGACATCGCTGGGAGTCCCTGCCGTAGTGACGAAGAACCTCTCCGTCCCGGACCGGCTCGCTCCGCTGAGCATCAAAGTTCAGCCGGGCCAGCAGCTACTTGTCGAAGGCCCGAACGGGTCGGGCAAGTCGACGCTGCTGAAAATCATCGACGGCGAACTCACCGACTACAACGGCGAAATCATCATGCCCGATGAAATGACTGTTGCACGCCTGGAGCAGGACGACGACTGGACCGATCTGTCGCGCACCCCCGCCGACATTCTGCCGAACATCGTCGAGATGGGACTGATGACGGAAGACCAGGCCGCACAGCCCCTCGACGACCTGTCCCTGGGTCAACGCCGCCGTGTTTCGCTGGGCCTGATCCTGTCCAACCCGCCGGATCTACTGCTTCTCGACGAGCCGACCAACCACCTCTCCCTCGTCCTCGCCGAAGAACTCGAAGAGGCATTGCTGGATTTCGAGGGCACAGTCATCATGACCTCCCACGACCGGTGGGTCCGCCGCAACTGGCGGCGGCGCATTGAGCAGAAAGACAATCGCGCCACGATCCTCACCCTGTCCACGCTGTGGACGGAAGAGGTGTGGCGCGAAGAAAACCCGGAAGCTTAG
- a CDS encoding ABC transporter permease gives MELRESINLATSSLRTNKLRSILTLLGIIIGIMAVIIIMTLGRGLQNQVMSGLEDIGASRHVVMIAQTPDEEEAMPEDEFSGGMDMPVDDESDMVSIDELGEIREHFGERVIGVDISEMVPAETKYGEKTASADINPVLADSLGVRAINVEFGRGVTQQDIDTERPVAVISQELVDAFFDGDAAAALGERIDIEGDSTGVFTVIGVAEAEEENADSFGQMQAYGQIYIPLSSLERIAEPIESVNMFIVQTTGDEDPAEFRNELQSYMDRQYAHNDNAEAQVIDMESSLEGFTAIFGAISSVIASIGGISLLVGGIGVMNVMLITVTERTREIGVRKALGATRRDIRTQFIVEAVMVCLLGGIIGVLLGGLIGVLSSGLLGFIEGDSYGPVAFPPIGAVVFSLLFSMGIGVFFGFYPANKAAKMQPIDALRYE, from the coding sequence ATGGAGCTGCGTGAATCAATCAACCTGGCCACAAGCAGCCTGCGCACGAATAAACTGCGCTCCATTTTGACCCTGCTGGGCATCATCATCGGCATCATGGCCGTGATCATCATCATGACGCTCGGCCGCGGCCTGCAGAACCAGGTGATGAGTGGTCTGGAAGACATTGGCGCGTCCCGGCACGTGGTGATGATCGCCCAAACTCCAGACGAAGAAGAAGCGATGCCGGAAGACGAGTTCTCCGGCGGCATGGACATGCCGGTCGATGATGAGTCCGACATGGTTTCTATCGACGAGCTCGGCGAGATCCGGGAGCATTTCGGTGAGCGGGTCATCGGTGTGGATATCTCCGAGATGGTTCCTGCGGAGACGAAATACGGCGAGAAGACAGCATCTGCCGATATCAATCCGGTGCTTGCGGATTCCTTGGGCGTTCGCGCCATCAACGTTGAATTCGGTCGGGGAGTGACGCAACAGGACATTGATACCGAGCGTCCCGTCGCGGTGATTTCGCAGGAGCTTGTCGACGCATTCTTTGACGGCGACGCAGCCGCCGCCCTCGGTGAGCGCATCGATATCGAAGGCGATTCCACCGGGGTGTTCACCGTGATCGGTGTCGCCGAAGCCGAGGAAGAAAATGCCGATAGCTTCGGTCAGATGCAGGCCTATGGTCAGATCTATATCCCGTTGAGCTCACTCGAGCGGATCGCCGAACCCATTGAAAGCGTCAACATGTTCATCGTGCAGACCACGGGTGATGAGGACCCGGCTGAGTTCCGCAACGAGCTGCAGAGCTACATGGACCGCCAGTACGCGCACAATGACAACGCCGAAGCGCAAGTCATCGACATGGAGTCGTCCCTCGAGGGATTCACAGCCATCTTTGGCGCCATTAGCTCGGTGATCGCGTCCATCGGTGGTATTTCTCTGCTCGTCGGCGGAATCGGCGTGATGAACGTCATGCTCATCACCGTCACCGAACGCACCCGGGAAATCGGTGTGCGTAAGGCGCTCGGCGCGACCCGCCGCGACATCCGCACCCAGTTCATCGTAGAGGCAGTGATGGTGTGTCTGCTCGGTGGAATCATTGGCGTGCTACTCGGCGGCCTCATCGGCGTGTTGTCGAGTGGCTTGCTCGGCTTCATCGAAGGTGACTCCTACGGCCCGGTGGCATTCCCACCGATCGGGGCAGTGGTGTTCTCGCTGTTGTTCTCAATGGGTATCGGCGTCTTCTTCGGTTTCTACCCGGCAAACAAGGCTGCCAAGATGCAACCGATCGACGCTTTGCGCTACGAGTAG
- the lspA gene encoding signal peptidase II — MTTESRATRTRPYVPLIVSVMAAVGVIDQILKQTMVTVLTPGEPVYLIGDWFRLYLLFNPGAAFSMGQNSTWIFTTIQLVFVVGALLVAPRIRDKWEALGIALIAGGALGNLIDRLFRDPGFWFGHVVDYISVGSFAVFNVADIAINVGVAVFVLSLFLGDNNEDKDEDKDGGSNE, encoded by the coding sequence ATGACCACAGAAAGCCGAGCTACCCGCACCCGCCCTTATGTTCCGCTCATCGTGAGCGTCATGGCCGCGGTCGGTGTGATCGATCAAATCCTCAAACAGACCATGGTCACGGTGCTCACCCCGGGTGAGCCGGTGTATCTGATCGGCGACTGGTTCCGTCTTTACCTGCTGTTCAACCCCGGCGCGGCCTTCTCCATGGGCCAAAACTCCACGTGGATCTTCACCACGATCCAGCTCGTCTTCGTTGTCGGCGCGCTCCTTGTGGCCCCGCGGATCCGCGATAAGTGGGAGGCGCTGGGCATCGCGCTCATCGCCGGCGGCGCGCTGGGCAACCTCATCGACCGCCTGTTCCGCGATCCGGGATTCTGGTTCGGGCACGTGGTGGACTACATCTCCGTCGGCAGCTTCGCGGTGTTCAACGTCGCGGACATCGCCATCAATGTCGGGGTAGCGGTCTTCGTGCTCTCCTTGTTCCTGGGGGACAACAATGAAGATAAGGATGAGGACAAAGACGGGGGCAGCAATGAGTAG
- the dnaE gene encoding DNA polymerase III subunit alpha, protein MAKKSSFVHLHNHTEFSMLDGMAKVDLLAEEVSRQGMPAVGMTDHGNMFGSNAFYRRMTDAGIKPIIGIEAYMAPESRFNKKRVLWGTPDQKGDDVSASGAYLHQTMLAENATGLRNLFRLSSLASYEGQLGKWPRMDAELIAEHADGIIATTGCPSGDVQTRLRLGQYDQALEAAAMWQDIYGKDNYFLELMDHGLTIERRVREDLLRIGEALDLPPLVTNDCHYVLESQAPAHEAMLCVQTGKTLLDPDRFKFDGTGYYIKSAEQMRNDWDDMVPDGCDNTLWVAERVGDYGELWAEHPHDRMPIATVPEGETPTTWLRKEVHRGLDERFEGKEVPEDYRTRADYEIDVIDMKGYPSYFLIVAELIKHARSIGIRVGPGRGSAAGSLVAYALTITNIDPMEHGLLFERFLNPERPSAPDIDIDFDDRRRGEMLTYAAENWGEDKIAQVITFGTVKTKQAIKDSAKVNFGQEGFQKADRINAALPPAIMAKDIPLSGITDPEHDRYSEATEVRSMIETDPDVAKIYETARGLEGVVRQAGVHACAVIMASVPLMDHIPMWKRPADGALITGWDYPACEAIGLLKMDFLGLRNLTVIGDAIENIEKNRGETIDLEALDTDNEAVYELLSRGDTLGVFQLDGGGMQELLKRMKPTGFNDIVASLALYRPGPMGVNAHWDYADRKNGRKPITPIHPELEEPLKEILDETYGLIVYQEQIMNISQKVANYTAGQADGFRKAMGKKKPEVLAQEYEKFSQGMFDNGYSKAAVDALWGTIEPFASYAFNKSHAAGYALVSYWTAYLKANYAAEYMAALLTSVGDKKDKSAIYLADCRHLGISVLPPDINESEETFMAVDKDIRYGLAAIRNVGAEVVESIMESRRTKGAFTNFSDYLDKIDLLPCNKRITESLIKAGAFDSLDHPRKGLLLVSDDAVDSVLTTKKAADKGQFDLFSAFGGDQEATNAFSIEVPDDEWEKKHKLALEREMLGLYVSGHPLDGFEEAIDAQTDTPLPKILEGEMRHGDEVTIGGIISGVDRRYSKKDGSPWAIVTLEDHHGAQVEVLLFNKVYALVAPQIVEDNIILVKAHVSIRDDRMSLFGDDVKVPELGPGNGAGLPLRLTLKTEQCTMDNIRKLKQVLSNNPGDSDVYLNLVNGDQSQLMILGDHLRVERSGSLMGDLKAAMGAGVLG, encoded by the coding sequence ATGGCCAAAAAATCCTCCTTTGTCCACCTGCACAACCACACCGAGTTCTCCATGCTCGACGGCATGGCCAAGGTGGATCTGCTGGCGGAGGAGGTCTCCCGCCAGGGCATGCCCGCGGTCGGCATGACCGACCACGGCAACATGTTCGGGTCGAATGCGTTCTACCGCCGGATGACAGACGCGGGCATCAAGCCCATCATTGGCATCGAGGCCTACATGGCACCCGAGTCGCGCTTCAATAAGAAGCGTGTGCTGTGGGGCACTCCGGACCAGAAGGGCGATGACGTTTCCGCCTCCGGTGCGTACCTGCACCAGACCATGTTGGCGGAGAACGCGACAGGGTTGCGCAACCTGTTCCGCTTGAGCTCGCTGGCATCTTACGAAGGTCAGCTAGGTAAGTGGCCGCGTATGGATGCGGAGCTCATCGCCGAGCATGCCGACGGCATTATCGCCACGACGGGGTGCCCGTCCGGTGATGTGCAAACGCGCCTGCGATTGGGCCAGTACGACCAGGCACTCGAGGCCGCTGCGATGTGGCAGGACATCTACGGCAAGGACAACTACTTCCTCGAGCTCATGGACCACGGTCTGACCATTGAACGCCGCGTCCGTGAGGATTTGCTGCGCATCGGCGAAGCTCTAGACCTGCCGCCGTTGGTTACCAACGACTGCCACTACGTGCTGGAATCCCAGGCACCCGCCCACGAGGCGATGCTGTGTGTCCAGACTGGTAAGACGCTGCTGGACCCGGACCGGTTCAAGTTCGACGGCACCGGCTACTACATCAAGTCCGCCGAGCAGATGCGCAACGATTGGGATGACATGGTGCCCGACGGCTGCGACAACACTCTCTGGGTCGCTGAGCGCGTCGGCGACTATGGCGAGTTGTGGGCGGAGCACCCGCACGACCGCATGCCGATTGCCACCGTGCCGGAGGGGGAGACCCCGACGACGTGGCTGCGCAAGGAAGTGCACCGCGGCCTGGATGAGCGGTTCGAGGGCAAGGAGGTGCCGGAGGACTACCGCACCCGCGCCGACTACGAGATCGACGTCATCGACATGAAGGGCTACCCGTCCTACTTCCTCATCGTCGCTGAGCTGATCAAGCACGCACGTTCCATCGGTATCCGCGTTGGTCCGGGCCGTGGTTCCGCAGCAGGTTCCCTGGTCGCGTACGCGCTGACCATCACCAATATCGATCCGATGGAGCACGGCCTGCTCTTCGAGCGTTTCTTGAACCCCGAGCGTCCGTCCGCACCCGATATCGATATTGACTTCGACGACCGCCGCCGCGGCGAGATGCTCACCTATGCAGCAGAGAACTGGGGCGAGGACAAGATCGCCCAGGTGATCACCTTCGGCACCGTGAAGACGAAGCAGGCGATCAAGGACTCCGCCAAGGTCAACTTTGGCCAGGAAGGTTTCCAGAAAGCCGACCGGATCAACGCTGCACTCCCACCGGCGATCATGGCGAAGGACATCCCGCTGTCTGGTATTACCGACCCGGAGCACGACCGCTACTCCGAGGCCACTGAAGTCCGCTCGATGATTGAGACCGACCCAGACGTGGCGAAGATTTATGAGACGGCGCGGGGTCTGGAAGGCGTCGTCAGGCAAGCGGGCGTGCACGCGTGTGCCGTGATTATGGCGTCGGTGCCGCTTATGGACCACATCCCGATGTGGAAGAGGCCTGCCGACGGCGCACTGATCACCGGTTGGGACTACCCCGCGTGTGAGGCCATCGGTCTGCTGAAGATGGATTTCCTGGGGCTGCGTAACCTCACGGTGATCGGTGACGCCATCGAGAACATTGAGAAGAACCGCGGCGAGACCATTGATCTTGAGGCATTGGACACGGACAATGAAGCGGTCTACGAGCTGCTGTCCCGTGGTGACACACTCGGTGTGTTCCAGCTCGACGGCGGCGGCATGCAGGAGCTGCTCAAGCGCATGAAGCCGACCGGCTTCAACGATATTGTCGCCTCGTTGGCGCTCTACCGTCCCGGCCCGATGGGTGTGAACGCGCACTGGGATTACGCGGACCGCAAGAACGGCCGCAAGCCGATCACTCCGATCCACCCGGAGCTGGAGGAGCCGCTCAAGGAGATTCTCGATGAGACGTACGGTCTGATCGTTTACCAAGAGCAGATCATGAACATCTCCCAGAAGGTGGCCAACTACACCGCCGGCCAAGCAGACGGCTTCCGTAAGGCGATGGGTAAGAAGAAGCCCGAGGTGCTCGCCCAGGAATACGAGAAGTTTTCCCAGGGCATGTTCGACAACGGTTACTCTAAGGCTGCTGTCGACGCTCTGTGGGGCACGATCGAGCCGTTCGCGTCCTACGCGTTCAACAAGTCCCACGCCGCTGGTTACGCGCTCGTGTCTTACTGGACGGCCTACCTGAAGGCGAACTACGCCGCGGAATACATGGCCGCTCTGCTGACCTCCGTCGGTGACAAGAAGGACAAGTCCGCGATCTACCTGGCTGACTGCAGGCACCTGGGCATCTCGGTGCTCCCGCCGGACATTAATGAGTCTGAAGAGACTTTCATGGCTGTGGACAAGGACATCCGTTACGGCCTTGCCGCGATCCGCAATGTCGGTGCAGAAGTGGTGGAGTCCATCATGGAGTCCCGCCGCACCAAGGGCGCTTTCACGAACTTCTCCGATTACCTGGACAAGATCGATCTGCTGCCGTGCAACAAGCGCATTACCGAGTCGCTGATCAAGGCGGGCGCGTTCGATTCATTGGATCACCCGCGCAAGGGTTTGCTGTTGGTTTCCGACGACGCTGTGGATTCGGTGCTGACCACGAAGAAGGCGGCCGACAAGGGGCAGTTCGACCTGTTTTCTGCCTTCGGGGGAGACCAGGAGGCCACGAACGCGTTTTCCATTGAGGTGCCTGACGACGAGTGGGAGAAGAAGCACAAACTCGCCCTCGAGCGTGAAATGCTCGGTTTGTATGTCTCGGGCCACCCGCTCGACGGTTTCGAGGAAGCCATTGACGCCCAGACCGACACTCCGCTGCCGAAGATCCTAGAAGGAGAGATGCGCCACGGTGATGAAGTGACCATCGGCGGCATTATTTCCGGCGTGGATCGGCGGTACTCGAAAAAGGACGGTTCCCCATGGGCCATCGTCACCCTCGAGGACCACCACGGTGCGCAGGTCGAAGTGCTACTGTTCAACAAGGTCTACGCGCTGGTGGCGCCGCAGATCGTCGAGGACAACATCATACTGGTCAAGGCGCACGTGTCCATCCGCGACGACCGCATGAGCCTATTCGGCGACGACGTGAAAGTCCCAGAGCTCGGCCCCGGTAACGGTGCCGGTCTACCGTTGCGCCTGACTCTGAAGACGGAGCAGTGCACGATGGACAACATCCGCAAACTCAAGCAGGTTCTGTCGAATAACCCGGGTGACTCGGACGTCTACTTGAACCTGGTCAACGGTGACCAGTCCCAATTGATGATCTTGGGGGACCACCTGCGAGTAGAAAGATCCGGCAGCCTCATGGGCGATTTGAAGGCCGCCATGGGTGCCGGAGTCCTGGGATAG
- a CDS encoding ABC transporter ATP-binding protein: MRGIIKKYNEGKDTELTVLHGIDFDTKQGEFVSIVGPSGCGKSTLMNLIGMLDKPTHGGYAFNGEDVFQKNDTELATYRSQNIGFIFQNFNLVGRINALQNVAMPMMYAGVGKREREERAAELLEIVGMGDRLTHEPNELSGGQKQRVAIARSLANDPDLLLADEPTGALDSQTGRMVMDLFHRLNQDYDKAIVFITHNPDLAEETQRIVEMKDGHVVDVRAGGAHGAA, from the coding sequence ATGCGCGGCATCATCAAGAAGTACAACGAGGGCAAAGACACCGAGCTCACGGTGCTTCACGGCATCGACTTCGACACCAAACAGGGTGAGTTCGTCTCCATTGTGGGCCCGTCCGGTTGCGGTAAATCGACCCTGATGAACCTGATCGGCATGCTGGATAAGCCCACCCACGGCGGTTACGCCTTCAACGGTGAAGATGTCTTCCAGAAAAACGACACGGAACTGGCGACGTACCGCTCCCAAAACATCGGCTTCATCTTCCAGAACTTCAACTTGGTCGGCCGCATCAATGCGCTGCAAAATGTTGCCATGCCGATGATGTACGCGGGCGTCGGCAAGCGCGAGCGCGAAGAACGCGCCGCAGAGCTGCTCGAGATTGTCGGCATGGGTGACCGCCTCACGCATGAACCGAATGAGCTTTCCGGTGGTCAGAAGCAGCGCGTGGCCATTGCGCGCAGTCTGGCGAACGACCCGGATTTGCTGCTTGCGGACGAACCGACGGGTGCCCTCGACTCCCAAACCGGACGCATGGTCATGGATCTTTTCCACCGTCTCAATCAGGACTACGACAAAGCCATCGTCTTCATTACCCACAACCCAGACCTAGCCGAAGAGACGCAGCGGATTGTGGAAATGAAGGACGGCCACGTTGTGGATGTGCGCGCAGGAGGTGCCCATGGAGCTGCGTGA